The following proteins come from a genomic window of Aricia agestis chromosome 19, ilAriAges1.1, whole genome shotgun sequence:
- the LOC121736353 gene encoding uncharacterized protein LOC121736353, producing the protein MGSQKICDVKPDAAMAEHKKSIKELLKKPFQALFLKDKKEKEKKKNVVEKAPVKIHVDEILDNFKKLEIDKKDEDSNDEEDELKNFEYKIIKDERSSARIDSHSSEDSGFADKCSDSEEEEDKKDDTPETEQKKTKKKQTVVLHRGPVKHRVADFTPQVHPYVHEQISQINRQTFSGGQVIVNQSIQPPIDEVLKGVDINVRMFEQKSNQEKAEDWDIAQEFLNIQSYQEEPRSDPIPFDINHFINDTKYIPKPEYHDGKNSVFLTPPRSENSLSPISDTHNTYYPTTDYTMSPDMSIEYEKYQEITPLEEFPSCVTDFEKVAETKPERASMTMKQFKDMQKEIASGFAKMECCQENRKPCNDVLKEHIRKLKIDERKDLCLKVAQMEMEHVHGVLQYILGQLSSGSAGTADEDVQLALLTLICEKVLALDPTFFVNEQGFSLLKTAVFRCHGRPLLTRYLVQCIRVVTRADGYKSTKGQVFHEVDARGDNVLSACARAGDTHAGVLAELVRARPADTPLFDVHHVNADGYTALHIACMEHSEAAPHLHTVHVLLQHANADLWKGDIKGGDTAVHVAVNAAGCSLPLLLLLFRPLPRPEWKRLAHAHNRSSVSPLEYARSAMKSASRQNYPAEVLDFLKKCR; encoded by the exons ATGGGAAGCCAGAAGATTTGCGACGTAAAACCCGACGCAGCGATGGCGGAACATAAGAAATCCATAAAGGAACTGCTCAAAAAACCCTTCCAAGCTCTCTTCCTGAAAGACAAGAAagaaaaagagaagaagaaaaaTGTGGTAGAAAAGGCCCCAGTTAAGATACATGTCGACGAGATTTTGGACAACTTTAAGAAGTTGGAAATCGATAAGAAAGATGAGGATTCGAACGACGAAGAGGACGAGCTCAAAAATTTcgaatacaaaattataaaagacgAAAGAAGTAGTGCGAGAATAGACTCTCATTCCTCTGAGGACAGCGGTTTCGCTGACAAATGTAGTGACTCGGAGGAGGAGGAGGACAAAAAAGATGATACACCAGAAACAGAACAGAAGAAAactaaaaagaaacaaacagtaGTCTTGCACAGGGGCCCCGTTAAGCATCGCGTCGCGGACTTCACACCACAAGTTCACCCTTATGTACATGAACAG ATAAGCCAAATAAACAGACAGACCTTCTCGGGCGGCCAAGTTATAGTCAACCAGAGCATTCAACCACCAATAGACGAGGTACTCAAAGGGGTAGACATTAACGTGAGGATGTTCGAACAGAAATCCAACCAGGAGAAAGCAGAAGACTGGGACATCGCCCAGGAGTTCCTCAACATTCAGAGCTACCAGGAGGAACCCAGAAGCGACCCAATACCCTTCGACATAAATCACTtcatcaacgacacaaaatatATCCCGAAACCGGAGTACCACGATGGAAAGAACTCTGTGTTCCTCACTCCACCGAGGTCAGAGAACTCCCTAAGCCCGATTTCGGACACCCACAATACGTACTATCCCACCACAGACTACACCATGTCTCCAGACATGAGCATAGAATACGAGAAGTACCAGGAGATCACGCCACTCGAGGAGTTTCCTAGCTGCGTCACGGACTTCGAGAAGGTGGCGGAAACGAAGCCGGAACGCGCGTCCATGACGATGAAACAGTTCAAGGATATGCAGAAGGAGATAGCGAGTGGGTTCGCCAAGATGGAGTGCTGTCAGGAGAACAGGAAACCCTGCAACGATGTCCTTAAAGAGCACATACGTAAATTGAAGATCGATGAGAGGAAGGACCTCTGCTTGAAGGTTGCGCAGATGGAGATGGAGCATGTTCATGG AGTGCTGCAGTACATCCTGGGCCAGCTGTCGTCGGGGTCGGCGGGGACGGCGGACGAAGACGTCCAGCTCGCCCTCCTCACGCTCATCTGTGAGAAGGTGCTCGCGCTGGACCCCACATTCTTCGTCAACGAACAAG GTTTTAGCCTGCTCAAGACGGCGGTGTTCCGGTGTCACGGGCGGCCGCTGCTGACTCGGTACCTGGTGCAGTGCATCCGCGTCGTCACCCGCGCTGACGGTTACAAGAGCACCAAGGGGCAGGTCTTCCATGAG GTGGACGCGCGCGGCGACAACGTGTTGAGCGCGTGCGCGCGCGCGGGGGACACGCACGCCGGCGTGCTGGCGGAGCTGGTGCGCGCGCGCCCCGCCGACACGCCGCTCTTCGACGTGCACCACGTCAACGCTGACG GCTACACGGCGCTGCACATAGCGTGCATGGAGCACAGCGAGGCGGCGCCGCATCTCCACACCGTGCACGTGCTCCTGCAGCACGCGAACGCCGACCTGTGGAAGGGG GATATAAAGGGCGGCGACACGGCCGTCCATGTGGCGGTGAACGCGGCGGGGTGCTCGCtgccgctgctgctgctgctgttcAGGCCGCTGCCCCGACCGGAGTGGAAGCGCCTGGCGCACGCGCACAACCGCAG TTCGGTGTCGCCGCTCGAGTACGCGCGCTCCGCGATGAAGTCCGCTTCGCGCCAAAACTACCCCGCCGAGGTCCTCGACTTTCTGAAGAAATGCCGCTGA